AACGGCGCTTGGTACATCTACTTCGCAGGCGCCGCAACGGATTTCGAGGCTTCCGGACTGCCGACGCATCGTATGTTTGTGCTGGAGAACACCGATGACGACCCCACCACCGACAACTGGGTGGAGAAGGGCCAGATCGTCACTCCGATCGACTCCTTCGCGCTCGACGCCACCACCGAGGTGATCGACGGCGTGCAGTACCTGGTGTGGGCTCAGAAAGATCCCGCGATCGAAGGCAATTCCAACCTGTACATCGCCAAGATGGCAAACCCGTGGACGCTGGAAAGCGAGCCGGTCATGCTCACCAAGCCGGAATATGACTGGGAATGCATCGACTTCCTCGTCAACGAAGGTCCGGCCTTCCTGTTCCACGAGAACAAGATCTACATCACGTATTCCGCCTCCGGAACCGGTGTGCCGTATGCCGTTGGCCTGCTCACCGCCGAGCGCGGCAGCGACCTGCTGAACAAGGATTCCTGGACCAAGAGCCCGGTGCCGGTGTTCAAGACCTGCGCCGAAAACGGCCAGTACGGCCCCGGCCACAACTCGTTCACCAAGTCCGAGGACGATTCCGAAGACCTGATGATCTACCATTGCCGCAACTACACGGAAATCAAGGGCGATCCGCTGTTCGACCCGAATCGTCATGCCCGTGTCGGCGTGGTCAAGTGGACGGAGAACGGCCCCGACTTCGGCGTGCCGGAACCCGACAATCTGTGGACTCCGGACACGACGGATGTGTTGCCGGCCGACGGCGGCGCTCTTGCGGGAACCCCGGCCGCGAAATGACTGTGGTGATCGCAAGAAACGTTGCGATTCCAACAAAACGAATAATTGAAGATCATAAAGAAAACAGCTTTTCCATCGGCGTGTTTCCGATTTGTACAACGATGGAAAAAGCTGTATAATCAGAATTACAACGTTGCAAACGGCAGTGCAGCTGACGAAGCGTGAACGACATCGCAAACAAGGTTGTTGATGAATGTCACTGCAACGGTTGGAGGAAATGTCTTGGGAGACCAAGAGGAAAAGGAGAAATCCATGAAGATCAAGAAGAGCACCAAGGCTCTCGCGGCCGCGGCCTCCTTGGCCATGATGGCCACCGTCGGCCTGTCCGCCTGCGGCGGCAGCAGCAACGACGCCGAGACGACCGCTGACGGCAAGGTCAAGATCACGATGTGGCACGGCTTCTCTGAGGCCGATGGCAAGACCCTCGAGTCCATCGTCGACGACTTCAACAAGTCCCAGGACAAGTACGAGATCGACGCCCAGCTGCAGCCGTGGAGCACCATCGGCGAGACCATGGTGACCAAGGTCACCTCCGGCGACGGCCCGGACTTCGTGACCACCGGCGCCGACAATGGCCAAGGCTGGTCCATCGACGGCACCTTCCAGTGCGTCACCGATTTCTATGACGACAAGGACAGCGGCACCGATGAGTACATCGAGAACGTCGTTGACCAGATCACCTTCAACATCGACGGTTCCGAAGAGAAGTGCGGCGTCCCGATGGGCTACGCGCCGACCGCCGTGTGGTACAACACCGACATGTGGAAGGCTGCCGGCCTGACCGACGCCGACTACCCGCAGACCTGGGATGAGCTGCTCGAAGTCGCTAAGAAGCTCACCAAGTCCGATGGCTCCCAGTACGGCATCGCTTTGCCGGATCTCGGCTGGGCTCCGTTCCTGAAGGGCAACGGCTCCGGCATCTACACCACCGATGGCAAGGTCTCCATCAACACCAAGGAGAACAAGGCCTTCCTCGAGAAGATGCGTGACTTCTACAAGGGCGGCTACTCCGTGTCCGGCATGGATGAGACCGCTGCTCGTGAATCCTTCGAATCCGGCCAGTCCGCAATGGTGATCGTCGGACCGTGGGAGGATCAGGCCTCCACCGACAAGGGCATCAACCACGACCTGTTCCCGGTTCCGAACGGCGACGGCACCTATGTGTACCCGGACGGCACCAAGGGTTCCAACACCGGCTCCACCGGTCTGTACTGGTGGGTCACCTCCCAGGTTGGCGACTCCGCTAAGAAGCAGGGCATCTACGACTTCTTCAAGTTCTACAACAACCACGACAACCAGGTGACCTGGTCCCTCGGTTCCGCCTATCCGCCGAACAACACCACCGTCACCGCCGATGAGCTCTCCGAGCGTCCGCTGATCGCCAAGATCGGTGAGAACACCAGCAAGTCCTTCATCGGTATCGCAGGCCTCAAGGGCGGCTTCGGCGACATCGCCGCCTCCGTCGACACCCTGACCTCCAACACCGCCCGCACCGACGACGACATCCAGAGCCTGCTGGACGACGCCGAATCCCAGATCCAGGGCTACCTCGACGAGTACGCCGAGTAAGCGAAGCGGGATTCACCTACAATCAACATAAGTGAGCGGGCCTGACCCGCTCACCACCCCAGCAAAAGGCCACGGTGCTGGCCCTCACGCCAGCGACGTGGCCTTTTGCTGTATTAAAAACACATCCCTGGTGGCATTAAGGAGGAGATAATGGCACAAGCAACTGCCGCCCCAGGATCCGCGCATTCCGCAGTGGCCAAGGAGAACAAGAAGGCGATTCAGGCCCGCAACCTGCGCACCGGCCTGCTGTTCACCGCACCGGCCCTCATCGTTCTCGCAATCTTCGTTTTCTATCCGGCAATCAAGACGTTCATCACGTCTCTGACTTCCGACCGCATCAACCGCGCCGGCAAGTTCGTCGGCTTCGACAACTACGTCAAGCTGTTCCAAAGCGCCGACTTCTGGACCGACGTCAAGAACACCCTCGTCTACGCAGTGGCCTACGCTCCGATCGTCGTGATCGTCGCACTCGCGTTCGCACTGCTGCTCAACCGCAAGGACCTCAAGTTCGTCGGATTCTTCCGTACCTGCATGTTCCTGCCGTTCGTCATCTCCCTGACCGTCGCCGCCATCGCATGGCAGTTCATCCTCTCCCCGTCGCTAGGCCTGGTTCCGTACTGGATCCAGCAGCTGACCGGCATCGCGCACGTCGATCTGCTCGGCACCCGCGAAACCGCCATGGCGGCCATCGTCTTCATCACCGTGTGGAAAAACTTCGGCTACTTCATGGTCATCTTCCTCGCAGGTCTGCAGGGCATCTCCGCCGAACTGTATGAGGCCGCTTCCCTCGACGGCGCCTCCGCATGGCAGAAGTTCCGTTACATCACCCTTCCGGCGCTGCGCCCGACCTTCAACTATGTGGTCATCTTCGGCCTCATCGGTTCCTTCCAGGTCTTCGATCAGGTCTTCATCCTGACCTCCGGCGGCCCGGCACGCGCCACCGAAACCATCGTGTACCGCATCTACACCGAGGCATTCGGCAACGGCAAGCTCGGTTACGCATCCGCACTGTCGTACGTGCTGCTGATCATGACGCTCATCGTGGGCCTCATCCAGCTGTACACCAACAACAAGCATGAGAAGGAGGAAATCGCATGAGCACCGCGACTCTTTCCGCACAAGAGCAAGAGAATGCCCGCATCAACGCCGAAAACGAGCGTCTTCGCAAGCAGGCGACCCGCAAGCGTCGCATCGGCCTGGGCTTCAGCTACTTCGCACTGATCCTCATCACCATCCTGATGATCTTCCCGCTGCTGATCGTCGTGCTGGTGTCGTTCACCCCGAACGCCATCACGCAGACCTGGCCGCCGAAGCTCATTCCGAGCCAGTTCACCCTTGAAAACTACCAGTCGCTGTTCAAACGTCTGCCGATCGGCCGAGAAATGCTCAACACCGTCATCTTCGCCGGTGCCGTGACCATCATCTCCGTGTTCTTCGACTCCCTGGCCGCCTACGGCCTGTCCCGTGTGAACTTCAAGGGCCGTGGCCTGCTGCTCGGCGTGCTGATCGCCACCATGATGATCCCGGGCATGGCCCTGCTCATCCCGGTGTACAAGCTGCTCGCCAACATGGGCCTCATCAACAGCTACTGGGGCATCATCATCCCGCGTATGGCCGACGTCGGCGGCATCTTCCTGCTGCGCCAGTTCTTCATCTCCATTCCGAAGGACCTCGACAACGCGGCCCGCATCGATGGCGCAGGCGAATTCCGCATCTTCGCGCAGATCATCCTGCCGAACGCGGTGCCGGCCATCCTCACCGTGGGCATGTTCAACTTCATGGGCAACTGGAACGACCTGCTCTGGCCGTTGATCATGACTTCCAAGCCGGAGACCCGCACCATCACCGCAGGCCTCGCAATGCTGACCGGCCACGGTTCCTCCGTCACCCCGTACGGCGTGGTGATGGCAGGCGCCCTGATCTCCGCACTGCCGCTGCTGGTGGTCTTCTTCTTGGTGCAGAAGCGCTTCGTCGAAGGCATCGCCATGACCGGCATGAAGTAAAGCCCAACTTCATCGCCTGATCAAACAATCCGTAATTGAAAATCCATAATTGAACCTTGTTTTCCTTCCTTCGATAACCGCACCGTTTGGTGCATAGAACAAGGCCGTCGGCGTGGCTCCTCCCCACGGTGGCGGCCTTGTTCTGTATTCTCGTAAAAAACGTTTGTACACGTATTCGATACACGTATGTAGACGACGCAAAGGAGCGCGCATATGACTTCGCATATTCTCGAACGGGTCCCTCTACAGCAGGTGAGGCTACTGCCAGGAGAACATTTTGACGCTCAACAGGCCGGCGCGCGGTACCTGCTTGATCTCGACGTCGATCGCCTGCTATATCCCTTCCGCAGGGAGGCGGGACTGCCGCAGCCGACCGATGCCGACGGCAATCCGGTAACGTCGTACCCGAATTGGGAGGAAACGGGGCTTGACGGCCATATCGCAGGGCATTATCTGTCGGCTTGCGTCGGATTCGCGCAAGTCGCAGACGATCCGCAACCGTTCATCGACCGCGCCGCCACCGTGGTGCGGTCATGGCATGAATGCCAGCAGTCGTTTGCCGGCGATGCTGTGATGCGCGGGTATGTGGGTGGTGTGCCTGATTCCCGCACCGTGTTCGGGCGCCTTGCCGCAGGCGATGTTGAATCGCAGAATTTCTCGATGAACGACGCATGGGTGCCCATGTACAACGTTCACAAAACGTTCGCCGGTTTGTTGGATACATGGGCCGATTTTGCTTCTATCGATGAACAGACTTCGCAGCTGGCACGTACCGTCGTGCTTGATCTGGCCGATTGGTGGTGCCGTATCGCCGAGCCGCTGGACGACGAGACCTTCGACAGGATTCTGGTGAGCGAATTCGGCGGCATGTGCGAATCGTTCGCCGAACTGTACGCGCGTACCGGCGAGGAGCGCTACCATGTGATGGCCGACCGCTTCAAAGACCACGCCATCTTCGACCCGCTGGCGCAAGGCGAGGATGTGCTCACCGGCATGCACGCCAACACGCAGATTCCCAAAGTGCTTGGATGGGAACGTTTGGGCGCGATTTGCAACGATGAACAGGCCGACGCCGCCACTAACACCTTCTGGGATTCCGTGGTACATCACCGTTCCGTAAGCATCGGCGCGCATTCCGTGTCCGAGCATTTCCACCCGACGGACGATTTTTCATCCATGATCGAATCGCGAGAAGGCCCGGAAACCTGCAATTCGTACAACATGTCGAAACTTGCGGAACGACTGTGGCTGCGTTCCGGCAGCGCCGACTATATCAACTTCTACGAGCGGGTGCTGGAAAATCACCTGCTGTCCACCATCAATCCGAAGCAGCCGGGATTCGTGTATTTCACGCCGATGCGATCGCAGCATTATCGTGCCTATTCCACACCTCAGGAATGCTTCTGGTGTTGCGTCGGTTCGGGATTGGAGAATCACGCCCGATATGGACGATTGATTTACGCGCTGCAGCGGCCGGCTGCGCAGGATTCGGCTGATTCGGCTGCTGCTGGTTTTGCCAGTTCTGCCGCCGAGACGGGCAATACCGTTTCAAACAATGCCGAGGCGGAAGCTACGCGCCTGCTGGTCAATCTGTACATCGATTCCACCTTCGACTGCCCGGAGCAGGGTCTGCGCATCACGCAGCGCGCCGCTCGCATTGAGGATGGCGTCGATTACACGGTGACGTTCACATTGGAATCCACGGCCGAGCATGTTCCCGATACTCCCGGTGGTTTGCGGGAAACCACGCTGTTTCTGCGCCGTCCGTGGTGGGCGGAGCATTACGGCGTGATGGAAGCCACCTGCGCCGTCTGCACGCTTGATCCGGCACGCACCAACGATATTCCCGAAGGATATCTGCCGTTGCGTCTGCGCTGGAACGGCGTTGCGGAAGTGGTGATGCGGTTGCGGCCGCGGATCACCGTCGAGCGTATGCCGGACGGTTCGCCTTGGGTCAGTTTCATGAAGGGGCCGAAGGTGATGGCGCTGGCTTCGGATAGCGACGATATGGACGGCGAATTCGCGGACGCCGGCCGTATGAGTCATATTGCCACCGGTCCGTTGCGTCCGCTCATATCCATGCCGATCATCAACGGCAATCCGGTCAAGGCGTGCGCGCAGGTTTCCAGACCGTACGTGCATGGCCTCACCGTTGCCGCGACGGACGTTTCCGGCCGTACCATGCTGTTCGACATGCATGAGTTCAGCAGTATGCATGGCTGCCGGTATTCCGTGTATCTGCCGGTTGCCGACGATGGCAACGTGTGTGCGTTGCGCGCGCAACTGGCCGATATCGATGCGCGTCAGGCCGCTAGCGAGCAGACCGTTGTCGACACCATCGCATGCGGTCAGCAGCAATCGGAAATCGATCATCGGTATTCGGGCGATAACGACATGATGGGTGCCGACGGCACGTTGCATTGGCGTCGCGCGTTGGCTGGTGGCGAATTCCAGTATGCGATGCGCGGGCGTGGTCAGGCGCATCGTTTGGAAATCGAGGTGATTGCCGATTCCGCGGAAAGCGACGGTGAAAACACGGCGTATGAAGTGATGCTCGACGGCCTGCCATTGCAGCGCGGCGAACATCGTCGTATCGATGGCGATCCCACGGCAATCGACGTGTATCCGCTGCCGGATGCCGCAGAAACTGCGGAAACCGCAGAAAATATTGAGAATACCGGAGAAAACGACAATGCTGACGACGCTGCGATCGTACGCATCTCGGCTTCGGCGCATGACGGCGCGAAAATCACCGCCCTACGATTGCATAAGTAGGATTGCAGCGATGAAAATCGCGATATGGCAGACGATTGACCGTCCGGGGGCGTCTGCCATGGCGATCCGGTGATTGGAGGATGCTGATACGCATTGTGGCGGCAACGATGGTATTCGTTGCCGCCACAATGTTTTTGCGGTTGCTGTTCCGGCTGGCGTCGGTTGCCGTCAATGAGCGGGTGCCTTGCCTGCCGCCAACGGTTGTTGCGACGGTTATTGGGCTCCGTTCGACTGGTCGTCTCCGGAGTTGTCGCCACTGCTGTTACCGCCGTTGCCGCCGTCTCCGGAGCTGTCTCCGCCGTTATTGCCGCTGTCTCCGTCGTCTCCGGAGTTGCCGCCGTCACCGTTTCCAGCGCTGTTCTGATCGCTGTTTTGCGTAGGATCGGGTGTGGTCTGCTCGGTGTTCTCTTCGGCCTTCGGCATCTCCTGATTCTGCCGTGTCTCGGTCTTCTGCGCGCCGGTGCCCCATGTGCCGTCCGGGCCGCCGATCTTGCCGTTGTCGGTCGGTTCGGTGAAGGTCAGCACCTCCTGATTCTGCAATGCGAGCGACATGAACTCCTCGAACAGATGCGACGGGTAGCCCGTGGAGGAAACGCCATAGCCTGCGAACGATGGCACTTCCTGCGCGCTGCCGTCTTCCGCAGGATTCCAAATGGCCCACACATTGAGCAGCTGCGGCGTGTAGCCCACGAACGAAGCGGCCTTCTCGTCGTTTGCGGTACCGGACTTACCGGCCACCTGGCGTCCGAGACGTGTCGAAACGCCAGCCGCGGTGCCATACGTGGTGGTGCCCTGCATGGCCTTCTGTACCAGATGGCAATCGTTCGCATCGAACACCTGCTGGTTCTCCTGCGCCGTCTTGTACAGTTCCTTCGAACCGTCGGACGTGAGCACCGTGTCGACGATGTGCAGCGTGTTCTTCACGCCATCATTCGCAATGGTGGAGTGGCCTTGCGCCAGATCCCACACGGTAATGCCGTTGATGCCCAGAATGTTGTAGGTGGTGTCTTCGGCGATGTCTTCCTCAATGCCCGCCTGATGCGCGATCTTGGCGAGATTCGCGGCGCCGAGGTGCTTGTTGACCTCCATGAACACCGTGTTCACCGAATTCGCGGTCGCCTGATAGAGGTTGATATACCCGTAATTGGTGTTCAACGCGTTCGGCACCTGCGCGGTGGTTCCCGGCGTCGTTTCAAACGTCAGGCCAGAATTGCCGTTGAAGATGGTGTTGAAATTCACACCCTCCTGCGCGGCTCCCAGCAAGCCGAACGGCTTCATGGTGGAACCCGGTTCGAACGTGGCCTGCGTGGCGTTGTTGAGCTGCTTGGTGAGGTAATCGTTGCCCGCATACATGGCTTTCACGGAACCGGTTTTCGGATCGACCGCAATGCCGCCCACCTGAATGCTTTCCGGCATGCCCTCCGGTCGGGTGTCGCCGACCTGCTGAATCTCGTCCTGCATGCCCTTGTCGAGCGTGGTGACGATCTTGTAGCCGCCGGTTTCCAGATCATCGGCGGTGAACGCCTTGGAATTGACCAGTTCGTTCTTCACCGTGGTCAGCAGATACCCGTTCGCGCCGGCCATCTGGTTGCTCTGCTGTATTTCCGCCACGGCAGGGAACTGCGCTTCCTTCTTCTCCTGGGCGGTGATGTAGCCGTCTTCCTTCATGATGCTGAGCACGCGGTCGTATCGCTTTTCGGCCTGTTCCTGATTGACGGCCGGATCCCATGAGCTCGGCGCCGGAATGATACCGGCCAACATGGCGGATTCCGACAAGGTCAGATCGCTGGCGTTCTTGTTGAAATACGCCTTCGCCGCCGCCTGAATGCCATACGCGCCACGACCAAGATAAATCGTGTTCATGTAATTGCACAGCACCTGGCTCTTATCTTGTGCCTGCGCGATCTTGATGGCCAGGAACGCTTCTCTCAGCTTGCCGGAATACGACGTGGTTTCGCCCAAATAGTAGCGTTCCGCATACTGTTGGGTGATGGTCGAACCGCCCTGACGGCTGCCTGTGGTCAGATTCGTATACAGCGCTCGCGCGATGCCATACAGATCGATGCCCTTGTTGGTGTAGAAGGAACGGTCTTCCGACGCGACGATGGCATTGCCCACGTAATCCGGCAATACCGCGCAATCGATGATTTCGCGGTTCTGTTCCGCGTAGCTGCCAATTTCCGTAGTGCCGTCGGAATAGTAGACGGTGGTTTTTTCGGCGAGGGCGAACTTTTCCGGTTCGGGGATTTCCGTGGTGATATACATGTAGGCGAACAGGCCGATACCTGCCGCGAGCAGCGCTGCGAAGATGCCGAGTACCCACTTCAGCACGAGATGCTTGCGCTTGTTCTGCTTTTTCTTAGGTCCGTTGGCGCGGTGCGATCCGTGGTTCTGCGGCTTGGGCGCGCTATGGGATGCGTTGCTGCGATTGCTGCCGGCGCCGCCGCTGCGGGCGCTTCTTGAGCGTGAGCTTACGCTTCGTGTGTGTGAAACCATAGGTTCCACCGTAGCTGATTGACTTGAGAAATCAGGTGGAAATAGGTGCGTTTGCCTTGGCGGGGGCATTTTTTGCGCAGCTCTTTTACAAATCGACAGTTTGCAGGACGTTGCCTCAATATCGGCTGATTTTCAGGGTTTTATCAGTTTTTCAGGTGCCTTTTCGCTGTTTCGCAGGTATGCTTGAAATTTGGTACCTGTGAAACGCATATATGCATATATATAACAGAGGAGTCGTTTACAGATGAGCATTCGTGTAGCTATCGCTGGCGTTGGCAATTGCGCTTCTTCGCTGGTGCAGGGCGTTGAATACTACAAAGACACGAAGGACGAGGATAAGATTCCCGGTCTGATGCACAACAATTTCGGCGGATATCGCGTGCGTGACATTGAATTCGTCGCCGCATTCGATGTGGACGCGCTGAAGGTCGGCAAGGATCTGTCTGAAGCCATCGAAGCGTCGCAGAACAACACGATCAAATTCGCCGACGTGCCGAATCTGGGCGTCGAAGTGCTGCGCGGCCCGACCAACGATGGTCTGGGTGAATACTATCGCCAGATGATCGAAGAGTCCGACGCCGAGCCGGTCGACGTGGCCCAGGTGCTGCGCGACAAGAAGGTCGACGTGCTCGTTTCCTACCTGCCGGTCGGTTCCGAGCAGGCCGACAAGGCATACGCCCAGGCCGCCATGGACGCCGGATGCGCGTTCGTGAACTGCCTGCCGGTGTTCATCGCATCCGATCCGGAATGGGCTCAGAAGTTCCGTGACGCCGGTGTGCCGATCGTCGGCGACGATATCAAGTCCCAGGTCGGCGCCACCATCACGCACCGCGTGCTCGCCCGTCTGTTCGAGGATCGTGGCGTGCGTCTGGACCGCACGTACCAGCTCAACGTGGGCGGCAACATGGACTTCATGAACATGCTGCAGCGCTCGCGCCTGGAATCCAAGAAGATTTCCAAGACCCGCGCCGTCACTTCCGTGGTGCCGCACGATATGGATCCGCATAACGTGCATATCGGTCCGTCCGATTACGTGGCATGGCTTGACGACCGCAAGTTCGCGTTCGTGCGTCTTGAAGGCACTACGTTCGGCGATGTGCCTCTGAGCTTGGAATACAAGCTGCAGGTGTGGGATTCCCCGAATTCCGCCGGTATTGTGATCGATGCCGTGCGTGCCGCCAAGATCGCGCTCGACCGTCATCTGGCCGGCCCGATTCTGGCTCCGAGCTCCTATTTCATGAAGTCGCCGGCCGTGCAGCACGAGGATGGCGAGGCCCGCCGCTTGGTGGAGGAGTTCATCAAGGGCGAGGTCGAAGGCAGCGAAGAGCAGCTTGACGCCGATGTCGCCGCCGCCAAGGCAGCTGGTAAGGATGTGTGGCGTGCCTGATTTTTGGTTCGTCTGATATGAGGAATCCCCAATCTACCGTCGGTGGATTGGGGATTTTTAATTACGATTTGGAAACGATGCGTATCGTCAC
This window of the Bifidobacterium pseudocatenulatum DSM 20438 = JCM 1200 = LMG 10505 genome carries:
- a CDS encoding glycoside hydrolase family 43 protein, whose protein sequence is MAVYNNPIVLQRADPWVLKVDGEYYFTGSDPEYNCIAIRHASNINDLQKAPETVVWRKHESGPASIYIWAPELHRINGAWYIYFAGAATDFEASGLPTHRMFVLENTDDDPTTDNWVEKGQIVTPIDSFALDATTEVIDGVQYLVWAQKDPAIEGNSNLYIAKMANPWTLESEPVMLTKPEYDWECIDFLVNEGPAFLFHENKIYITYSASGTGVPYAVGLLTAERGSDLLNKDSWTKSPVPVFKTCAENGQYGPGHNSFTKSEDDSEDLMIYHCRNYTEIKGDPLFDPNRHARVGVVKWTENGPDFGVPEPDNLWTPDTTDVLPADGGALAGTPAAK
- a CDS encoding ABC transporter substrate-binding protein translates to MKIKKSTKALAAAASLAMMATVGLSACGGSSNDAETTADGKVKITMWHGFSEADGKTLESIVDDFNKSQDKYEIDAQLQPWSTIGETMVTKVTSGDGPDFVTTGADNGQGWSIDGTFQCVTDFYDDKDSGTDEYIENVVDQITFNIDGSEEKCGVPMGYAPTAVWYNTDMWKAAGLTDADYPQTWDELLEVAKKLTKSDGSQYGIALPDLGWAPFLKGNGSGIYTTDGKVSINTKENKAFLEKMRDFYKGGYSVSGMDETAARESFESGQSAMVIVGPWEDQASTDKGINHDLFPVPNGDGTYVYPDGTKGSNTGSTGLYWWVTSQVGDSAKKQGIYDFFKFYNNHDNQVTWSLGSAYPPNNTTVTADELSERPLIAKIGENTSKSFIGIAGLKGGFGDIAASVDTLTSNTARTDDDIQSLLDDAESQIQGYLDEYAE
- a CDS encoding carbohydrate ABC transporter permease, yielding MAQATAAPGSAHSAVAKENKKAIQARNLRTGLLFTAPALIVLAIFVFYPAIKTFITSLTSDRINRAGKFVGFDNYVKLFQSADFWTDVKNTLVYAVAYAPIVVIVALAFALLLNRKDLKFVGFFRTCMFLPFVISLTVAAIAWQFILSPSLGLVPYWIQQLTGIAHVDLLGTRETAMAAIVFITVWKNFGYFMVIFLAGLQGISAELYEAASLDGASAWQKFRYITLPALRPTFNYVVIFGLIGSFQVFDQVFILTSGGPARATETIVYRIYTEAFGNGKLGYASALSYVLLIMTLIVGLIQLYTNNKHEKEEIA
- a CDS encoding carbohydrate ABC transporter permease, translating into MSTATLSAQEQENARINAENERLRKQATRKRRIGLGFSYFALILITILMIFPLLIVVLVSFTPNAITQTWPPKLIPSQFTLENYQSLFKRLPIGREMLNTVIFAGAVTIISVFFDSLAAYGLSRVNFKGRGLLLGVLIATMMIPGMALLIPVYKLLANMGLINSYWGIIIPRMADVGGIFLLRQFFISIPKDLDNAARIDGAGEFRIFAQIILPNAVPAILTVGMFNFMGNWNDLLWPLIMTSKPETRTITAGLAMLTGHGSSVTPYGVVMAGALISALPLLVVFFLVQKRFVEGIAMTGMK
- a CDS encoding beta-L-arabinofuranosidase domain-containing protein — its product is MTSHILERVPLQQVRLLPGEHFDAQQAGARYLLDLDVDRLLYPFRREAGLPQPTDADGNPVTSYPNWEETGLDGHIAGHYLSACVGFAQVADDPQPFIDRAATVVRSWHECQQSFAGDAVMRGYVGGVPDSRTVFGRLAAGDVESQNFSMNDAWVPMYNVHKTFAGLLDTWADFASIDEQTSQLARTVVLDLADWWCRIAEPLDDETFDRILVSEFGGMCESFAELYARTGEERYHVMADRFKDHAIFDPLAQGEDVLTGMHANTQIPKVLGWERLGAICNDEQADAATNTFWDSVVHHRSVSIGAHSVSEHFHPTDDFSSMIESREGPETCNSYNMSKLAERLWLRSGSADYINFYERVLENHLLSTINPKQPGFVYFTPMRSQHYRAYSTPQECFWCCVGSGLENHARYGRLIYALQRPAAQDSADSAAAGFASSAAETGNTVSNNAEAEATRLLVNLYIDSTFDCPEQGLRITQRAARIEDGVDYTVTFTLESTAEHVPDTPGGLRETTLFLRRPWWAEHYGVMEATCAVCTLDPARTNDIPEGYLPLRLRWNGVAEVVMRLRPRITVERMPDGSPWVSFMKGPKVMALASDSDDMDGEFADAGRMSHIATGPLRPLISMPIINGNPVKACAQVSRPYVHGLTVAATDVSGRTMLFDMHEFSSMHGCRYSVYLPVADDGNVCALRAQLADIDARQAASEQTVVDTIACGQQQSEIDHRYSGDNDMMGADGTLHWRRALAGGEFQYAMRGRGQAHRLEIEVIADSAESDGENTAYEVMLDGLPLQRGEHRRIDGDPTAIDVYPLPDAAETAETAENIENTGENDNADDAAIVRISASAHDGAKITALRLHK
- a CDS encoding transglycosylase domain-containing protein, producing MVSHTRSVSSRSRSARSGGAGSNRSNASHSAPKPQNHGSHRANGPKKKQNKRKHLVLKWVLGIFAALLAAGIGLFAYMYITTEIPEPEKFALAEKTTVYYSDGTTEIGSYAEQNREIIDCAVLPDYVGNAIVASEDRSFYTNKGIDLYGIARALYTNLTTGSRQGGSTITQQYAERYYLGETTSYSGKLREAFLAIKIAQAQDKSQVLCNYMNTIYLGRGAYGIQAAAKAYFNKNASDLTLSESAMLAGIIPAPSSWDPAVNQEQAEKRYDRVLSIMKEDGYITAQEKKEAQFPAVAEIQQSNQMAGANGYLLTTVKNELVNSKAFTADDLETGGYKIVTTLDKGMQDEIQQVGDTRPEGMPESIQVGGIAVDPKTGSVKAMYAGNDYLTKQLNNATQATFEPGSTMKPFGLLGAAQEGVNFNTIFNGNSGLTFETTPGTTAQVPNALNTNYGYINLYQATANSVNTVFMEVNKHLGAANLAKIAHQAGIEEDIAEDTTYNILGINGITVWDLAQGHSTIANDGVKNTLHIVDTVLTSDGSKELYKTAQENQQVFDANDCHLVQKAMQGTTTYGTAAGVSTRLGRQVAGKSGTANDEKAASFVGYTPQLLNVWAIWNPAEDGSAQEVPSFAGYGVSSTGYPSHLFEEFMSLALQNQEVLTFTEPTDNGKIGGPDGTWGTGAQKTETRQNQEMPKAEENTEQTTPDPTQNSDQNSAGNGDGGNSGDDGDSGNNGGDSSGDGGNGGNSSGDNSGDDQSNGAQ
- a CDS encoding inositol-3-phosphate synthase is translated as MSIRVAIAGVGNCASSLVQGVEYYKDTKDEDKIPGLMHNNFGGYRVRDIEFVAAFDVDALKVGKDLSEAIEASQNNTIKFADVPNLGVEVLRGPTNDGLGEYYRQMIEESDAEPVDVAQVLRDKKVDVLVSYLPVGSEQADKAYAQAAMDAGCAFVNCLPVFIASDPEWAQKFRDAGVPIVGDDIKSQVGATITHRVLARLFEDRGVRLDRTYQLNVGGNMDFMNMLQRSRLESKKISKTRAVTSVVPHDMDPHNVHIGPSDYVAWLDDRKFAFVRLEGTTFGDVPLSLEYKLQVWDSPNSAGIVIDAVRAAKIALDRHLAGPILAPSSYFMKSPAVQHEDGEARRLVEEFIKGEVEGSEEQLDADVAAAKAAGKDVWRA